From a single Micromonospora carbonacea genomic region:
- a CDS encoding mandelate racemase/muconate lactonizing enzyme family protein, translated as MTITAVRTHRLSAPLHTPFVTALRRTTTTDTLIVELVDDDGRSGFGEAPQVWQVTGASLAGAEACVREMLTPGLIGRDADDLVARCAEVRRAVAGNEAAKAAVDTALHDLAARRLGVPLVRLLGGTARRVPTDVTLAAGDATDLAAAARQRRGEGFSVLKLKVGTDAAGDLERVRAVRAAVGPDVRIRLDANQGWTPREAVRVIRGIEDAGLGVELVEQPVSRWDLDGLAWVSDRVGLPVLADESVFGVRDLVEVIRRRAADMVNVKLAKCGGLHAARTLLDLAAEHGIGTVVGSMMESQVGLGAAASLVAAHGTSAVSDLDAAWWLAWSPVRGGIRYDGATVVLPDAPGLGITSIEAKIQPDG; from the coding sequence CTTTCCGCGCCCCTGCACACCCCGTTCGTCACCGCGCTGCGCCGCACCACCACCACCGACACGCTGATCGTGGAACTCGTCGACGACGACGGGCGGTCCGGCTTCGGCGAGGCCCCGCAGGTGTGGCAGGTGACCGGGGCGTCGCTGGCCGGGGCCGAGGCGTGCGTGCGGGAGATGCTCACCCCGGGGCTGATCGGCCGGGACGCCGACGACCTCGTGGCCCGGTGCGCCGAGGTGCGCCGGGCGGTGGCCGGCAACGAGGCCGCCAAGGCGGCGGTGGACACCGCGCTGCACGACCTGGCCGCGCGCCGGCTCGGCGTACCCCTGGTGCGGTTGCTCGGCGGCACGGCCCGGCGCGTGCCGACGGACGTCACCCTCGCCGCGGGCGACGCCACCGACCTGGCCGCCGCGGCCCGGCAGCGGCGCGGCGAGGGGTTCTCCGTGCTCAAGCTGAAGGTCGGCACCGACGCGGCGGGCGACCTGGAGCGGGTCCGGGCGGTGCGGGCGGCCGTCGGCCCCGACGTGCGCATCCGGCTCGACGCCAACCAGGGCTGGACCCCCCGCGAGGCGGTCCGGGTGATTCGCGGCATCGAGGACGCCGGCCTCGGCGTCGAGCTGGTGGAGCAGCCGGTGTCGCGCTGGGACCTCGACGGGCTGGCCTGGGTCAGTGACCGGGTGGGCCTGCCGGTCCTGGCCGACGAGTCGGTGTTCGGCGTGCGCGACCTGGTCGAGGTGATCCGCCGACGCGCCGCCGACATGGTCAACGTCAAGCTGGCCAAGTGCGGTGGCCTGCACGCCGCCCGCACGCTGCTGGACCTGGCCGCCGAGCACGGGATCGGCACCGTCGTCGGCTCGATGATGGAGAGTCAGGTGGGGCTCGGCGCGGCGGCCAGCCTGGTCGCCGCCCACGGCACCAGCGCCGTCTCCGACCTCGACGCCGCCTGGTGGCTGGCCTGGTCGCCGGTGCGGGGCGGCATCCGGTACGACGGCGCGACCGTGGTGCTGCCGGACGCGCCCGGC